A part of Acidicapsa ligni genomic DNA contains:
- the nth gene encoding endonuclease III codes for MATKATVAKAKNKPAPALKKAVKKAVKKAVKKAAKKAAAKALPANREPVARRASSSLPKRPAARRDLDPERIQSILDILRETYPDVECALVHSSPWQLLVATILSAQCTDVRVNMVTPKLFATYPTPQAMAAAPIESIEELIRTTGFYHNKAKSIQGAGRVIGENFGGKVPQTMAELLTVPGAARKTANVVLGVAYGKAEGIVVDTHVFRVSRRLGLTRSETPQAIEQDLMKIIPKDRWIQFSHELIHHGRQICDARKPKCAACPLETLCNAPDKTWSS; via the coding sequence ATGGCGACGAAAGCTACGGTAGCAAAAGCGAAGAACAAGCCCGCGCCTGCTTTGAAGAAAGCTGTCAAAAAGGCAGTTAAGAAGGCTGTCAAAAAAGCGGCAAAGAAAGCTGCGGCCAAGGCTTTGCCCGCGAACCGGGAGCCTGTTGCCAGACGGGCGAGCAGTTCCCTGCCCAAGCGGCCGGCTGCTCGTCGCGATCTCGATCCTGAACGCATTCAGTCGATTCTCGATATTTTGCGTGAGACTTATCCGGATGTGGAATGTGCGCTGGTGCATAGCTCGCCGTGGCAGTTGCTCGTGGCGACTATTCTTTCGGCGCAATGTACGGATGTTCGCGTGAATATGGTGACGCCCAAACTGTTTGCCACGTATCCCACGCCACAGGCTATGGCTGCTGCTCCGATCGAGTCGATTGAAGAGCTGATTCGCACGACAGGGTTTTATCACAACAAAGCCAAGTCGATTCAGGGTGCAGGGCGCGTGATCGGCGAGAACTTTGGAGGCAAGGTTCCCCAGACGATGGCAGAGTTGTTGACGGTTCCAGGCGCGGCGCGGAAGACGGCGAACGTTGTGCTGGGCGTGGCTTATGGCAAGGCCGAGGGAATTGTCGTCGATACGCATGTCTTCCGCGTGTCGAGGCGGCTGGGCTTAACGCGAAGCGAGACTCCGCAGGCGATTGAACAGGATCTGATGAAGATCATTCCCAAGGACCGATGGATTCAGTTTTCGCACGAGCTGATTCATCACGGGCGGCAGATTTGCGATGCCCGCAAGCCAAAGTGTGCGGCCTGTCCGCTGGAGACTTTGTGCAATGCTCCGGATAAAACCTGGAGTTCTTAG
- the hemQ gene encoding hydrogen peroxide-dependent heme synthase yields the protein MADSPAVPLTIEGSYMLHQIFRFNWKAWRALSAAEHTRITSAATKALNDLAQISDGGHTYQSALFSQLGQKGDLMLIHTRSSVEALNVVELQLAQMEFYDYLELSYSYLSIVELGLYESSAKTYNGLAAMDVAAHSPEWKASIKDTLDRQATAMASRLYPAIPEAKYVCFYPMDRKRGEDVNWYMVPMAERQRMMHEHGMIGRRYADEVRQIISGSIGLDDWEWGVDLFANDPVVFKKLIYEMRFDEVSAKYALFGTFNVGIRLSIEKLESWLSGSI from the coding sequence TTGGCTGATTCTCCCGCAGTTCCTCTTACGATTGAAGGTTCCTATATGTTGCACCAGATCTTCCGGTTTAACTGGAAGGCCTGGCGGGCTCTTTCCGCTGCTGAGCATACCCGCATCACCTCCGCTGCTACAAAAGCGCTGAACGATCTTGCACAGATATCCGATGGTGGTCATACGTATCAATCTGCCTTGTTTTCCCAGCTTGGGCAGAAGGGCGACCTGATGCTGATTCACACGCGAAGTTCAGTGGAAGCGCTGAACGTTGTGGAGCTGCAATTGGCTCAAATGGAGTTTTACGACTACCTGGAGTTGAGCTACTCCTACCTGTCGATTGTGGAGCTGGGGCTGTATGAGTCCTCGGCAAAAACATATAACGGTCTGGCTGCAATGGATGTCGCGGCGCACTCTCCTGAGTGGAAAGCTTCCATCAAAGACACGTTGGATCGTCAGGCAACAGCGATGGCGAGTCGGCTGTACCCTGCGATTCCTGAAGCGAAATATGTCTGTTTTTATCCGATGGATCGCAAGCGCGGCGAAGATGTGAACTGGTACATGGTGCCGATGGCCGAGCGACAGCGGATGATGCATGAGCATGGCATGATCGGACGCAGATACGCAGACGAAGTTCGGCAGATTATTTCAGGATCGATTGGTCTGGATGACTGGGAGTGGGGTGTAGATTTGTTTGCGAACGACCCTGTGGTCTTCAAGAAGCTGATCTATGAGATGCGCTTTGATGAAGTAAGCGCGAAGTATGCCTTGTTTGGCACGTTCAATGTAGGGATTCGGCTGTCGATAGAGAAACTGGAAAGCTGGCTCTCGGGGAGCATCTAA
- a CDS encoding DedA family protein yields the protein MTEHLLASIVQFVIWTISSTGYAGVGLLMGIESACIPLPSEIIMPFAGYLVSTGRFGAGDAWMGLIWVATAGAIGCNLGSFIAYWIGALGGRPLVERYGKFVLMSHHDLDRMTHFFVKYGSITVLLGRLLPVVRTFIAFPAGIARMPQLRFHIYTFIGSWPWCFALAYVGKQLGDRWNTDPRFHEWFHRFHLVVELALVAAIIWFVWSHLKRGRRLNEA from the coding sequence GTGACCGAACACCTTCTTGCCAGCATTGTGCAGTTTGTTATTTGGACGATCTCATCCACCGGGTACGCAGGTGTCGGCCTGCTGATGGGAATTGAATCCGCCTGTATCCCACTGCCCTCCGAAATCATCATGCCCTTCGCGGGCTATCTCGTTTCCACAGGCCGTTTCGGTGCCGGGGACGCCTGGATGGGGCTCATCTGGGTAGCCACAGCCGGGGCAATCGGCTGCAATCTGGGCTCCTTCATCGCTTACTGGATAGGCGCCCTGGGCGGTCGTCCGCTCGTCGAGCGTTATGGCAAATTCGTTCTCATGAGCCATCACGATCTCGACCGCATGACGCACTTTTTCGTCAAGTACGGCTCCATCACTGTTCTGCTCGGCCGTCTACTGCCTGTCGTTCGCACCTTTATTGCGTTTCCTGCTGGCATTGCCCGGATGCCGCAACTGCGCTTTCACATCTACACTTTCATCGGCTCCTGGCCCTGGTGTTTCGCACTCGCTTATGTAGGCAAACAGCTCGGCGATCGTTGGAACACCGATCCGCGCTTTCACGAGTGGTTCCACCGCTTCCACCTGGTCGTAGAATTGGCGCTGGTCGCCGCGATCATTTGGTTTGTCTGGAGTCATCTTAAACGAGGACGACGTCTCAACGAGGCTTGA
- a CDS encoding inositol-3-phosphate synthase yields the protein MSTQQEGGYKTAEIAPATGKLGVMVVGMGAVATTLIAGVEAVRKGLAKPIGSLTQMGTIRLGKRTENNHPLIKDFAPLASLDDIVFTGWDIFDENVYEAASHAKVLDNDHLAQIKPFLEAIKPMPAVFDQHYVKRLNGTHVKKGKHKCDLAMQIIADIQAFKKTVDRVVILWAGSTEIFLEPTAVHQSIAAFEKGLVDNDPSIAPSQIYAYAALKEGVPFANGAPNLTVDLPVMVELSRLNSAPITGKDFKTGQTFIKTVLAPAFKARMLGVAGWYSTNILGNRDGEVLDDPESFKTKEESKLGVLDFILQPELYPDLYKDLYHKVRINYYPPRGDNKEGWDNIDIFGWLGYPMQIKVDFLCRDSILAAPIALDLVLFLDLAKRTPQLANLGIQEWLSFYWKSPQTAPGLYPEHDLFIQLMKLKNTLRHIMGQDLITHLGLEYYD from the coding sequence ATGTCAACACAACAGGAAGGCGGCTACAAGACCGCTGAAATAGCGCCCGCAACAGGCAAGCTGGGAGTCATGGTCGTCGGCATGGGTGCCGTCGCCACCACGCTGATCGCCGGAGTCGAAGCTGTTCGCAAAGGCCTGGCCAAGCCGATTGGATCGCTGACCCAGATGGGCACCATCCGCCTCGGCAAGCGTACCGAGAACAATCACCCTCTCATCAAGGATTTTGCCCCGCTTGCCAGCCTCGACGACATCGTCTTCACTGGCTGGGACATATTCGACGAAAACGTCTATGAGGCTGCGTCACACGCCAAGGTTCTGGACAACGATCACCTCGCGCAGATCAAGCCGTTCCTTGAAGCTATCAAGCCCATGCCCGCCGTATTTGACCAGCACTACGTCAAGCGCCTCAACGGTACGCATGTGAAAAAGGGCAAGCACAAGTGTGACCTCGCCATGCAGATCATTGCAGACATCCAGGCCTTTAAAAAGACCGTGGATCGCGTAGTCATCCTCTGGGCTGGCTCGACTGAGATCTTCCTTGAACCAACGGCCGTTCACCAGTCCATTGCCGCCTTTGAAAAAGGCCTCGTGGACAACGACCCATCGATTGCTCCTTCACAGATCTACGCCTACGCCGCTCTGAAAGAAGGCGTGCCATTCGCTAACGGCGCACCGAATCTCACCGTGGATCTTCCTGTCATGGTCGAGCTCTCCCGTCTCAACTCCGCGCCGATCACCGGCAAGGACTTCAAGACCGGCCAGACCTTTATCAAGACCGTTCTCGCCCCGGCCTTCAAAGCCCGTATGCTCGGCGTTGCCGGATGGTACTCCACCAACATTCTCGGCAACCGCGACGGCGAAGTTTTGGACGATCCAGAGTCCTTCAAGACCAAGGAAGAGTCCAAACTCGGCGTACTGGACTTTATCCTCCAGCCCGAACTCTACCCTGATCTCTACAAGGATCTCTATCACAAAGTCCGCATTAACTATTATCCGCCGCGTGGTGATAATAAAGAGGGTTGGGATAATATCGACATCTTCGGATGGCTCGGCTACCCGATGCAGATCAAGGTGGATTTTCTCTGCCGCGACTCCATCCTCGCCGCCCCGATTGCGCTCGATCTGGTCCTTTTCCTCGACCTCGCCAAGCGCACCCCGCAGCTTGCCAACCTCGGAATCCAGGAGTGGCTAAGCTTCTATTGGAAGTCCCCACAAACCGCGCCAGGCCTCTATCCTGAGCACGATTTGTTCATCCAATTGATGAAGCTCAAGAACACTCTGCGGCATATCATGGGTCAGGATCTGATCACTCACCTCGGCCTCGAATACTACGACTAA
- a CDS encoding PP2C family protein-serine/threonine phosphatase — MLVNDGLRKIKGGVRDFLRGFGLIAVPGLLLAGLCLQAQEPTSLPQSPPPHDHPGPPPGLRIFRPNIRAPKGEVPKPGESISFDAGQMGSPIVLDKNWRLGISASEDPAKPDFDDSQWPRRDAKEALAEVDDSAADESGDNGPPHGDQPHGNRAHGDEARQHPPHGHPFAWFRIHVQLPAHHGPLALLVKLPVTRTSQIAIGSGTVGMDLFADGKLITPEGPNATSPEAYQPISRIYQLDIPSTDDDLVLAVRIPFMSVGMDAYTGFFAHRTFLLGESDDLHSHLQLWDHAVLFERLPTLIDNGLKVLLGIFLLALFWTQRDHPEYLWLGLQLIVVAPLAFVDLMGNTARLDMISTAALYVELLLISAYFYFEFLVAFLSLRTRWYIRAMRYSSPLLLGPLIGFINHERAIIVALVFTILFSVVWLIAWVLFTGITLTVAAIRRNYEAALLLLPLLLSIVGLVELMSTVASTSWLGTAMQSPLTFQAGPVPIHFSSVADFVGVFVIMLIIFVRFQRIHRERERASSELAAARSVQELMIPRESPRTPGFFVDTVYTPATEVGGDFFHIQPIPDGGLLVVIGDVAGHGLQAAMNVSMLMGALRRSPQTQPGQLLSALNEVLVGSSSLTTCEVALFSANGELVVASAGHPPPYLNSQEIVLPGGLPLGVIPNVEYEETRLYLHPGDRLLMMSDGVAEARRANGELFGFDRVRNFSNQSAFFIADAAKAFGQEDDITVLTVKRLATAVAA; from the coding sequence ATGTTGGTGAACGACGGGTTGCGGAAGATTAAGGGCGGGGTGCGCGATTTCCTGAGGGGATTCGGCCTGATTGCCGTGCCTGGACTCCTGCTTGCCGGATTATGTCTGCAGGCTCAGGAGCCGACAAGTCTGCCGCAGAGTCCGCCGCCACATGATCATCCGGGGCCACCGCCTGGTTTACGCATATTTCGTCCGAATATCCGCGCACCCAAAGGAGAGGTGCCGAAGCCGGGTGAATCCATCAGTTTTGATGCAGGCCAGATGGGTTCGCCAATTGTGCTGGATAAAAACTGGCGGCTGGGAATCTCCGCAAGCGAAGACCCCGCCAAACCGGATTTTGATGATTCCCAATGGCCGCGGCGAGATGCGAAAGAGGCTCTGGCCGAGGTCGATGACTCGGCAGCGGATGAAAGCGGAGATAACGGGCCACCGCACGGCGACCAGCCGCATGGAAACAGGGCGCATGGAGATGAAGCCAGGCAGCATCCACCCCACGGGCATCCCTTTGCATGGTTCCGTATCCACGTGCAATTACCTGCGCATCATGGACCGCTGGCCCTGCTCGTCAAACTGCCGGTAACTCGAACGTCTCAAATTGCCATTGGAAGCGGTACGGTCGGCATGGATCTCTTTGCCGATGGCAAGCTGATCACGCCCGAAGGCCCGAATGCAACTTCGCCCGAAGCCTACCAGCCAATCTCACGGATTTATCAGCTCGACATTCCCTCTACCGATGACGACCTGGTCCTGGCGGTGCGCATCCCCTTCATGTCTGTTGGCATGGATGCTTACACCGGCTTTTTTGCGCATCGCACATTTCTGCTGGGTGAAAGCGATGACTTGCACTCTCATCTCCAGCTTTGGGATCACGCTGTTCTCTTCGAGCGCCTACCCACACTGATTGATAACGGACTCAAGGTTCTGCTCGGAATTTTCCTGCTGGCACTCTTCTGGACGCAGCGAGACCACCCGGAGTATCTATGGCTTGGGCTGCAACTGATCGTCGTAGCTCCGCTGGCTTTTGTGGATTTGATGGGAAATACAGCGCGGCTGGACATGATCTCGACGGCTGCGCTGTATGTAGAGCTGCTCCTGATCTCGGCGTACTTTTACTTCGAATTTCTAGTGGCCTTCCTGTCGCTGCGCACTCGCTGGTACATCCGGGCAATGCGTTACAGTTCGCCGCTCCTGCTCGGTCCGCTGATCGGATTTATCAACCATGAGAGGGCGATCATCGTCGCCCTGGTCTTTACGATTCTCTTTTCCGTTGTGTGGCTTATTGCATGGGTTCTGTTTACGGGTATCACGCTTACGGTGGCCGCCATCCGGCGAAACTACGAAGCGGCTCTGCTGCTGTTGCCTCTGCTACTGAGCATCGTGGGACTAGTGGAGTTGATGTCTACTGTTGCCTCCACGAGTTGGCTGGGAACTGCGATGCAGTCTCCGCTGACATTTCAGGCGGGGCCGGTGCCGATTCACTTCTCTTCGGTGGCGGACTTTGTCGGCGTGTTTGTCATCATGCTGATCATCTTCGTTCGGTTTCAGCGTATCCATCGGGAGCGCGAACGGGCATCGAGTGAACTGGCTGCGGCGCGAAGCGTGCAGGAACTGATGATTCCGCGCGAATCTCCGCGTACGCCGGGCTTTTTTGTGGATACGGTATATACGCCGGCGACTGAGGTAGGTGGAGATTTTTTCCATATCCAGCCGATACCGGATGGCGGACTGCTGGTCGTGATTGGCGATGTTGCCGGACACGGGTTGCAGGCGGCGATGAACGTGTCCATGCTGATGGGTGCGCTGCGCAGATCGCCGCAGACGCAGCCGGGGCAACTGCTGTCCGCACTGAACGAGGTGCTGGTCGGCAGTTCAAGCCTGACTACGTGCGAGGTCGCTCTTTTCTCTGCGAATGGCGAGTTAGTAGTGGCCAGTGCCGGGCATCCGCCACCATACCTGAACAGCCAGGAGATTGTGCTGCCAGGCGGGCTGCCGCTCGGCGTCATCCCCAACGTGGAGTATGAGGAGACTCGGCTTTACCTGCATCCTGGCGACCGCTTGTTGATGATGTCGGACGGAGTGGCGGAAGCTCGCAGGGCAAACGGTGAGTTGTTTGGATTTGACCGAGTGCGGAATTTCAGTAATCAGTCGGCGTTCTTTATCGCAGATGCGGCTAAGGCTTTTGGGCAGGAGGATGATATTACGGTGCTGACAGTGAAAAGGCTGGCCACAGCCGTGGCAGCTTAA
- a CDS encoding M48 family metalloprotease, whose protein sequence is MRTPMQITNRECTRILLAGFALTLPLVLAARASGQSAPPNQQTAQSQTPQSQTSQPSTAGQPSAKPADTSADASKDSGKDTPPAADSSKPDATLKNKAKDDTKAAAERKTPVLAEPGSHMETIKPGSIDDVSAVGNRDIGARGVGNWYSTDSEIRMGRQYAAEIEKSTKFITDPVVEEYVNRIGQNIVKNSDCKVPFTIKVIDSDVINAMALPGGFFYVNSGLILNADEEAELAGVMAHETAHVCAHHAARQMTRANYAQLGTIPLIFIGGWTGYGIYEAANIGIPMTFLQFSREFEAQADYLGVQYMYRAGYDPQAFVSFFEKIQALEKRKPGIVSKAFSDHPQTPDRIEHSQEEIAHILPARDEYTVTTSEFDDVKARLARIENKRRLTDTKDGKKPSLRKASGTSTTTTDPSTTADDKPTLHRREDGN, encoded by the coding sequence ATGAGAACACCGATGCAGATTACCAATCGTGAGTGTACGCGAATCCTGCTGGCTGGTTTCGCCCTGACCCTTCCACTGGTTCTCGCGGCGCGCGCCTCGGGCCAATCCGCCCCGCCCAATCAGCAGACCGCTCAATCCCAGACCCCGCAATCCCAGACCAGCCAGCCATCGACCGCAGGGCAGCCATCCGCAAAGCCTGCCGATACCAGCGCCGATGCAAGCAAGGATTCAGGAAAAGACACCCCTCCCGCGGCTGATTCTTCCAAACCCGATGCCACACTCAAGAACAAGGCAAAAGACGATACCAAGGCCGCAGCGGAAAGAAAGACACCCGTACTCGCCGAGCCCGGCAGCCACATGGAAACCATCAAGCCCGGCAGCATCGACGATGTAAGCGCCGTTGGAAACCGCGACATTGGCGCTCGCGGCGTGGGCAACTGGTACTCCACGGATTCCGAGATTCGCATGGGTCGTCAGTATGCGGCAGAGATTGAGAAGAGCACCAAGTTCATCACCGATCCAGTTGTCGAAGAATATGTAAATCGCATTGGCCAGAACATCGTCAAGAATTCCGACTGCAAAGTCCCGTTTACCATCAAGGTCATTGACTCTGACGTAATCAACGCCATGGCTCTCCCAGGCGGCTTTTTCTATGTCAACTCAGGCCTCATTCTCAACGCCGACGAAGAAGCGGAGCTGGCCGGTGTTATGGCTCACGAGACAGCCCACGTCTGCGCTCACCACGCAGCTCGGCAGATGACCCGCGCCAACTATGCTCAGCTTGGCACTATCCCACTCATATTCATCGGCGGCTGGACCGGCTACGGCATCTACGAGGCTGCCAATATCGGCATCCCGATGACCTTTCTGCAGTTCTCGCGTGAATTTGAAGCGCAGGCCGATTACCTGGGTGTTCAGTACATGTATCGCGCTGGATATGACCCTCAGGCCTTCGTCAGCTTCTTTGAAAAGATTCAGGCGCTGGAAAAGCGCAAACCCGGCATCGTCTCGAAGGCCTTTTCCGATCATCCACAGACACCGGATCGAATCGAGCACTCCCAGGAAGAGATCGCCCATATTCTGCCTGCTCGGGATGAGTACACCGTCACGACCTCTGAATTCGACGACGTGAAGGCGCGTCTGGCGCGTATCGAAAATAAGCGCCGACTGACGGATACCAAGGATGGCAAAAAGCCTTCCCTGCGGAAAGCCAGCGGCACATCGACGACGACAACCGATCCCAGCACGACCGCTGACGACAAGCCGACGCTCCACCGTCGCGAAGATGGCAACTAG
- a CDS encoding anti-sigma factor family protein, translating to MTCTEFLALLDELIDDAVTPQTRTQLQEHLKGCEHCEVTLSTTRKTIDIYRSHEVYELPTSVRERLHAAIMARCKNGC from the coding sequence GTGACTTGCACAGAATTTCTGGCACTGCTCGACGAATTGATTGATGATGCGGTGACGCCGCAAACCCGGACCCAGCTTCAAGAGCATTTGAAGGGGTGCGAGCATTGCGAAGTTACATTGAGCACCACGCGCAAAACCATCGACATCTATCGCTCACACGAAGTCTATGAACTGCCGACTTCCGTCAGAGAAAGATTGCACGCGGCCATTATGGCCCGCTGCAAAAACGGCTGTTAA
- a CDS encoding sigma-70 family RNA polymerase sigma factor — translation MATIQVTGENEQHPDVALVDSARGGDVHAFETLVNKYDRQIFRIAQHITQNREDAQDVVQDAFLKAYEKLDQFQGNSKFYTWLVRIAVNESLMRLRKRRTGKMVSIDEDIETDEGSVPRDLADWSPNPEQNYGQAELAEILRKTIQGLPHGFRIVFVLRDVDGLSTEETAETLGLSVPAVKSRLLRARLQLRERLSRYFRKKKAGEK, via the coding sequence ATGGCAACCATCCAAGTAACAGGAGAGAACGAGCAACATCCTGATGTGGCGCTGGTAGACAGTGCGCGCGGAGGAGACGTTCACGCCTTTGAAACGCTCGTCAATAAGTATGACCGGCAGATTTTCCGGATTGCGCAGCACATAACGCAAAACCGCGAAGATGCGCAGGACGTAGTTCAGGACGCGTTTCTCAAGGCATACGAGAAGCTGGATCAGTTCCAGGGAAATAGCAAGTTTTACACCTGGCTGGTACGGATCGCGGTGAATGAATCCCTGATGCGGCTGCGCAAGCGACGCACCGGGAAAATGGTCTCCATTGACGAGGATATTGAGACAGATGAAGGCAGTGTCCCACGGGATCTGGCCGATTGGAGTCCGAATCCTGAACAGAACTACGGCCAGGCAGAACTAGCCGAGATTTTGCGAAAGACTATCCAGGGATTGCCGCATGGATTTCGAATTGTATTTGTGCTGCGAGATGTGGATGGACTTTCTACGGAAGAAACAGCGGAAACGCTGGGCTTGAGTGTCCCGGCGGTGAAATCAAGGCTATTGCGAGCACGGCTTCAACTACGTGAGCGACTTAGCCGGTACTTCCGCAAAAAGAAGGCTGGTGAGAAGTGA
- a CDS encoding lytic transglycosylase domain-containing protein — protein sequence MRPFLWKSPFRTLCGMNSRLMPVLVLALLIAASGSTFAQTPSHSAKHHKAKSAVTTSKSTRSKSRLAAKTRGKARHVSSAERAARSAKYKQAFVVSTELRPMAQQLAATRTVAAYAGVASYARQHQGEAASTAYLALGHAYLLDNRFVEAASNFRQARATGDALADYADYLGAKAEHDGGNDPAAESILKGFATRNPDSIFTAQVPELEAQVLLGLKDTAGARRVLAAGDFAASRPGYQLALAEVTQAEGQTEEAGRLYKHILLTWPISFEAQTSRTRLTSLGLESTLTAAELRSLGDAYYKAGHYAEASEQYHALARQISPDTVQHDSFAVAAAACDLKLKRLTVAEAQALAATNDENGARRLYLLMELARNRDDLTAQTTYVDQLRSNFPRSQWFAEALFSSGNMYLLRKDYPRAVSYYYDLATQFPQNTNAAAAHWRAGWWSYRQGQYEQAAKIFEDQIRQYPGAKETVSALYWRARLYEQQDHQPAMAAAHYRTLIAAYSHYFYAQMAKERLVALGDVAPASVPRLESYVPAAIPKLDTTVPEGDPHLIKAHLLVNAGLTEYVPQEIAAAPGSSSWSGIAEAQIYASYGETFRAMRVLKHALPYAASAPIKSIPLAYWRILFPEVYWDTIRTESAKNGLDPYLVASLIRQESEFNPGAISHANAYGLMQLLPSVGRQLAREEGLGSIEPRQLLDPIMNIRLGTRYLRQTLDKFGGVTEYALAAYNAGDNRVADWQTAGPYHGIDEFVESIPFSETRDYVQAIMRNQDVYRAIDQYAQTKSSSAQSTQARTAQPENQVAQQ from the coding sequence ATGAGGCCGTTTCTCTGGAAATCCCCATTTCGGACGCTTTGCGGCATGAATTCACGGCTGATGCCGGTGCTGGTTCTGGCGTTGCTGATTGCCGCCTCGGGCAGCACATTCGCGCAAACTCCCAGCCATTCAGCTAAGCACCATAAGGCCAAGTCGGCTGTAACTACCTCAAAAAGCACAAGATCAAAGTCCCGGCTAGCAGCTAAAACCAGAGGCAAAGCCAGGCATGTGTCCTCTGCGGAGCGTGCTGCTCGATCGGCCAAGTACAAGCAGGCATTCGTTGTCTCGACCGAACTGCGTCCTATGGCTCAACAACTTGCAGCCACCCGCACTGTGGCGGCGTATGCTGGCGTAGCAAGTTACGCTCGGCAGCACCAGGGAGAAGCAGCCTCAACAGCTTATCTCGCCCTTGGACATGCCTATCTGCTCGACAATCGCTTTGTGGAAGCCGCGTCGAATTTTCGCCAGGCACGTGCAACCGGGGATGCGCTGGCCGATTATGCGGACTACCTGGGAGCCAAGGCTGAGCACGACGGCGGTAACGATCCGGCGGCAGAGAGCATCCTGAAGGGATTTGCGACCCGCAATCCGGACAGCATTTTTACCGCCCAGGTGCCGGAACTTGAGGCCCAGGTGCTTCTCGGATTGAAGGATACTGCCGGTGCTCGTCGCGTGCTTGCGGCAGGAGACTTCGCGGCGAGCCGTCCCGGTTATCAGCTCGCGCTTGCCGAGGTTACTCAGGCTGAAGGTCAAACGGAGGAAGCAGGACGTCTTTACAAGCACATCCTGTTAACGTGGCCCATCAGCTTCGAAGCGCAGACATCTCGTACTCGTCTGACTTCGCTTGGGCTTGAGTCGACGCTTACGGCAGCCGAGTTGCGCAGCCTGGGGGACGCATATTACAAGGCTGGCCATTATGCAGAGGCCTCGGAACAGTATCATGCGCTCGCACGACAGATTAGTCCTGATACGGTGCAGCATGACAGCTTTGCAGTGGCAGCAGCGGCCTGCGATCTCAAGCTGAAGCGTCTTACAGTGGCCGAAGCTCAAGCTCTTGCAGCCACCAACGATGAGAATGGAGCGCGCCGGCTTTACCTGCTGATGGAACTCGCTCGCAATCGCGATGATCTCACGGCTCAGACCACCTATGTGGATCAACTGCGTAGCAATTTTCCGCGCAGCCAGTGGTTTGCAGAAGCGCTGTTTTCGAGTGGCAACATGTACCTGTTGCGCAAGGATTATCCGCGCGCGGTTTCTTATTATTACGATCTTGCGACGCAGTTTCCGCAGAACACCAATGCAGCGGCTGCTCATTGGCGAGCTGGATGGTGGTCCTACAGGCAGGGGCAATACGAACAAGCCGCAAAGATATTTGAGGATCAGATTCGTCAGTATCCCGGCGCCAAGGAAACGGTGAGCGCTCTCTACTGGCGTGCGCGTCTCTACGAGCAGCAGGATCACCAGCCTGCAATGGCGGCTGCACACTATCGCACGTTGATCGCAGCGTACTCACATTACTTCTATGCGCAGATGGCGAAGGAGCGGCTGGTGGCTCTTGGGGATGTCGCTCCTGCATCGGTGCCTAGACTTGAAAGCTACGTCCCTGCGGCAATACCCAAGTTGGATACGACGGTGCCTGAAGGCGATCCACACCTTATCAAGGCTCATTTGCTGGTGAATGCGGGCCTAACGGAATATGTTCCGCAGGAGATAGCGGCAGCCCCCGGAAGCTCTTCATGGAGTGGCATTGCAGAGGCGCAAATCTACGCGTCGTATGGAGAAACCTTCCGTGCCATGAGGGTTCTAAAGCACGCGCTTCCGTATGCGGCGTCCGCGCCTATCAAATCCATTCCGCTGGCATACTGGCGCATTCTATTTCCTGAGGTGTACTGGGATACCATTCGCACCGAGTCTGCAAAGAATGGCCTCGATCCATACCTGGTGGCGTCGCTTATTCGACAGGAGTCGGAGTTCAACCCTGGCGCGATCTCTCATGCCAATGCGTATGGCCTCATGCAACTGCTTCCTTCTGTCGGCCGTCAACTGGCACGCGAAGAGGGTCTGGGCAGTATCGAACCGCGACAATTGCTCGATCCGATTATGAATATTCGTCTCGGTACGCGCTATCTGCGTCAGACGCTGGACAAGTTCGGAGGAGTTACCGAGTATGCGTTGGCTGCTTATAACGCCGGTGATAATCGAGTAGCGGACTGGCAAACAGCGGGGCCTTATCACGGCATCGATGAGTTCGTTGAGTCCATACCGTTCTCGGAAACACGCGATTATGTACAGGCAATCATGCGGAACCAGGATGTCTATCGTGCTATCGATCAGTATGCGCAGACCAAGTCCTCATCCGCTCAATCGACGCAGGCAAGGACGGCGCAGCCAGAGAATCAAGTGGCACAGCAGTAG
- a CDS encoding galactokinase family protein, whose product MEHCHYHYVADENDRDHTLVNLIGEHTDYTGGIVLQCGFGSPFAELVGSGCWRSDGIVNRRARMMRSGDTADLKLCMAASLFYD is encoded by the coding sequence TTGGAACATTGTCATTACCATTATGTCGCGGATGAAAATGACCGCGACCACACGCTGGTCAACCTGATTGGAGAGCATACCGATTACACTGGAGGAATTGTCCTGCAATGTGGATTCGGATCTCCATTTGCGGAACTCGTGGGCTCTGGATGCTGGCGCTCTGACGGTATAGTAAATAGAAGAGCCCGGATGATGAGATCGGGAGACACAGCGGACTTAAAACTGTGTATGGCAGCTAGCTTGTTCTATGATTGA